One Ignavibacterium sp. DNA segment encodes these proteins:
- a CDS encoding DUF1207 domain-containing protein, producing MIIKYRRLFIIALFLSQALIAQSYNWFPSDINIQPFTANMLEAKSGFLISTDNNKLRLDISASRDIVHWVDNNYSISIGADVFTFTRLRSNDDFKFPVETIDYLFGLNTGYKKQLDTENEVGFRFRLSHISTHLVDGQYDAQTQKWREGREPFVYSKEFVELFPYYRCKTIRAYLGFTYIFHVIPDELKKINLQLGFDYFAAEIGTDLFTPFIAYDFKLNGIEKFIGNNIISLGIKFGNWHSSGLSFYYSYISGTSIHGQLYDLRESYSNIGFNFEL from the coding sequence ATGATAATTAAATACAGAAGACTTTTTATCATAGCTCTATTCTTGTCTCAAGCTCTGATTGCACAAAGTTATAATTGGTTTCCTTCTGATATTAACATTCAGCCCTTTACAGCAAATATGCTTGAAGCTAAATCAGGGTTTCTGATTTCAACCGACAACAATAAATTAAGATTAGATATTTCTGCTTCGCGTGATATTGTTCATTGGGTGGATAATAATTATTCAATTTCAATCGGTGCCGATGTCTTTACGTTTACAAGATTAAGAAGCAATGATGATTTCAAATTTCCGGTAGAGACAATTGATTATCTTTTTGGATTAAATACCGGATATAAAAAGCAACTTGATACAGAAAATGAAGTCGGTTTTAGGTTTAGGTTAAGTCATATAAGCACACATTTAGTTGATGGGCAATATGATGCTCAAACTCAAAAATGGAGAGAAGGAAGAGAGCCGTTTGTTTATAGTAAGGAGTTTGTTGAGTTATTTCCTTATTATCGCTGCAAGACAATAAGAGCTTATTTAGGATTTACTTATATCTTTCATGTTATTCCCGATGAATTAAAAAAAATAAATTTGCAGTTAGGATTTGATTATTTTGCGGCGGAAATCGGAACAGACCTTTTTACTCCTTTTATTGCGTACGATTTTAAACTAAATGGAATTGAAAAGTTTATCGGTAACAACATTATTTCACTCGGTATTAAATTTGGCAACTGGCATTCAAGTGGATTGAGTTTTTATTACTCATACATTTCAGGAACAAGTATTCATGGGCAGTTATACGATTTAAGAGAAAGTTATTCAAATATTGGTTTTAATTTTGAGTTGTAA
- a CDS encoding radical SAM protein has product MLLLCNYYVTYKCNAFCEFCHFSDHEAFKHTKNASLEDFKNNVSQLADLGVKFIDLTGGEPLLNKDIAEMAKFARGLNMQTSITSNGLLYHKFAEKLAGNVNLLHFSLDSPDEDEHNKIRNVDCYKSVLKSLTIAKSLGEYPDILFTATNETYKKLPRMHEIAQRYDLVLLVNPVFSYFGNPGLNEEAVDYIDNFCDGKIDVYLNKGFMKLRRDGGNDINNPSCKAVSRVIVISPDNEIILPCYHFANDKIPIDRPIKEIRQTEKFKFFLENEGRFDFCQGCTVNCYFEPSFAFPTNLYAISSLTSKFKYSYNKLIKQKIKKIKQISK; this is encoded by the coding sequence ATGCTTTTGCTTTGTAATTATTATGTAACATATAAATGCAATGCATTCTGTGAGTTTTGTCATTTTTCAGATCACGAAGCTTTTAAACATACAAAAAATGCCTCTTTGGAAGATTTTAAAAATAATGTTTCTCAGTTAGCTGATCTTGGTGTTAAGTTTATTGATCTTACCGGCGGCGAGCCTTTGCTAAATAAGGATATTGCAGAAATGGCAAAGTTTGCGCGCGGGCTTAATATGCAGACAAGTATTACGAGTAATGGTCTCTTGTATCATAAGTTTGCTGAAAAGTTAGCAGGTAATGTAAATCTATTGCATTTTTCTCTTGATTCTCCGGATGAAGATGAACATAATAAAATCAGAAATGTTGATTGCTATAAAAGTGTTTTAAAAAGTCTGACAATTGCAAAGTCACTTGGCGAGTATCCTGATATTTTGTTTACTGCTACTAATGAAACTTATAAAAAACTTCCAAGGATGCACGAGATTGCACAACGTTATGATTTAGTGCTGCTTGTAAATCCAGTTTTTTCCTACTTTGGTAATCCAGGATTAAACGAAGAAGCAGTGGATTATATTGATAATTTTTGTGATGGTAAAATTGATGTCTATCTTAATAAGGGCTTTATGAAGCTGAGACGGGATGGTGGTAATGATATAAATAATCCAAGTTGTAAAGCTGTTTCAAGGGTAATTGTAATTTCACCCGACAACGAAATTATTTTACCTTGCTATCATTTTGCAAATGATAAAATACCGATTGACAGACCAATTAAAGAAATTCGTCAAACAGAAAAATTTAAGTTCTTTCTAGAAAATGAAGGGAGATTTGATTTTTGTCAGGGCTGTACAGTCAATTGTTATTTTGAACCTTCATTTGCTTTCCCGACAAATCTTTATGCAATATCAAGTTTAACCTCTAAGTTTAAGTACAGCTATAATAAACTTATCAAACAAAAAATTAAAAAAATCAAACAGATTTCTAAATGA
- a CDS encoding glycosyltransferase, which produces MFELIFLFIMIGYFAQSALFVIGAKKKFPKISEDKLPTATIIVAARDEEENILRTLISLDKLEYPEGKLQILIVDDQSTDSTGKIIDDFIKDKMHFKKITTEEHHTKLIGKMRALAYAIKEATGEIILTTDADCEVKPQWAKTVCSFYEDNVAIVTGITTQTADKWFDGMQAIDFVYLLTAGAGTTNLKMPVSCIGNNMSYRKSVYDEVGGYEKLPYSVTEDFTLMNAVYNLKKYKVIFPVEPDTLVTSVPCKTFKSLFSQKKRWGVGGLGVPFRGFVIMFWGFTANLFVLLTPLFYSPIWLILAAFKIALDFFLLYPVHIKLGIEKNLKYFFHFELYYIIYVILLPFIVLPDQKLVWKGREY; this is translated from the coding sequence ATGTTTGAGTTGATTTTTTTGTTTATAATGATCGGATATTTTGCTCAATCGGCATTGTTTGTAATTGGAGCAAAGAAAAAATTTCCAAAGATATCTGAAGATAAGCTGCCTACTGCAACAATAATAGTAGCAGCACGAGACGAAGAAGAAAATATTTTAAGAACCCTAATATCACTCGATAAACTTGAATATCCTGAAGGTAAACTTCAAATACTGATTGTTGATGATCAATCTACTGATTCTACTGGAAAGATTATTGATGATTTTATTAAAGATAAAATGCACTTTAAAAAAATAACAACGGAAGAACATCATACAAAACTTATCGGAAAAATGCGTGCATTAGCTTATGCAATTAAAGAAGCAACCGGTGAAATAATTCTGACTACAGATGCCGATTGTGAAGTAAAACCTCAGTGGGCTAAAACTGTTTGTTCATTTTATGAAGATAATGTTGCAATAGTAACAGGAATAACAACTCAGACTGCTGATAAATGGTTTGATGGAATGCAGGCAATTGATTTTGTTTATCTTCTAACTGCTGGTGCCGGAACAACAAATCTTAAAATGCCTGTCTCTTGTATTGGGAATAATATGTCTTACCGCAAATCAGTATATGATGAAGTTGGCGGATATGAAAAACTGCCTTATAGTGTTACTGAAGATTTTACTTTAATGAATGCAGTTTATAATCTCAAAAAATATAAAGTAATATTTCCGGTTGAGCCTGATACACTTGTTACTTCAGTTCCATGTAAGACATTCAAAAGTTTATTCAGTCAGAAAAAAAGATGGGGTGTTGGCGGGCTTGGTGTACCTTTCAGAGGCTTTGTGATTATGTTCTGGGGATTTACAGCTAATCTGTTTGTTTTATTAACTCCGCTTTTCTATTCACCAATATGGCTAATCTTAGCTGCCTTTAAGATTGCATTGGATTTCTTTTTACTCTATCCTGTTCATATTAAACTTGGGATAGAAAAAAATCTGAAATATTTCTTTCACTTTGAATTATATTACATTATCTATGTTATCCTTTTACCATTTATTGTATTGCCTGATCAAAAATTAGTCTGGAAAGGAAGAGAGTATTAA
- a CDS encoding polysaccharide deacetylase family protein, translated as MKYLYDPPGILKTIFRKYYWNTTNNKVLITFDDGPNPDTTEIILKRLDEENIKALFFCVGENVQKYHSLAKQILAEGHLIGNHTYNHKVLSKISADEKLFQIENTNRIAEKELGYKIKYFRPAHGRFQLSTASLLNEYNLKNVMWSLLTYDYKNDLEVVNFAVKKYLRNNSIIVLHDSIKTKRIIQDSISIVIDEVNNRNFQFGEADECLS; from the coding sequence ATGAAATATTTGTATGATCCGCCGGGAATTCTGAAAACCATTTTCAGAAAGTATTATTGGAATACTACAAACAATAAAGTTCTGATTACTTTTGATGATGGACCTAATCCGGATACAACTGAAATAATCTTAAAACGATTAGATGAAGAAAATATTAAAGCATTGTTTTTTTGTGTTGGAGAAAATGTTCAGAAATATCATTCACTTGCTAAGCAGATATTAGCAGAGGGGCATTTAATCGGCAATCATACTTATAACCATAAAGTATTAAGTAAAATATCAGCTGATGAAAAATTATTTCAGATAGAAAATACAAACAGAATTGCAGAGAAAGAGCTTGGATATAAAATTAAATATTTCCGACCTGCTCACGGGAGATTTCAACTCTCAACTGCATCATTGTTAAATGAATATAATCTGAAAAACGTTATGTGGTCATTGCTTACTTATGATTATAAAAATGATCTTGAAGTCGTTAATTTTGCAGTAAAGAAATATTTAAGAAACAACTCAATAATCGTTTTGCACGACAGTATAAAGACAAAAAGAATAATCCAAGATTCAATAAGCATAGTTATTGATGAGGTGAATAATCGAAATTTTCAATTTGGAGAAGCTGACGAATGTTTGAGTTGA